One Vanessa cardui chromosome 14, ilVanCard2.1, whole genome shotgun sequence DNA segment encodes these proteins:
- the LOC124535045 gene encoding angiotensin-converting enzyme-like, which produces MRPNFFLLCICFYALLSSGTSSGDDRRWLVSLVDLVEFDYQDQCDQRATAAWEELLGSAKGLSMKLERDKAFGIFARKQKTDVESAFTAHALSADDDTLRRRVKLLLQPGDALLDTQQWIRLVTFADNALNRIRTSTDYDCGANTTCSLRELHNSLAREQDEQVLRQMKLSWENHLPELHDYLENILPLLRNASKENHYELVEEYWDALCEYEGALLAARELWQRVRPLYLKLHKYTALKLRGPSAVGEPLPVHLLHSLTGDDWSSLIEKLLPKHPDIYQKVHANLQLKDIGGLKAFKEANNLLSQLNLGELPQEIFSESAFNGTCPTTVVDWCQPNKVRFVTCKDVSIQNYMDAHEAAMKIRYKLITALHSNNTYILREAPRYSAIYEAVPGFVSLLSLNPHTLDRAGLYSLERFNYNTNHHRLVLQLIIALRDLPKLNYYIAADTWRLDVLMGKIPYAKIEDSWRDFRKNFSLIETSNVDIVGDPYILLNKPYIGKFLGLILKYQIYQSFAEELISDDSDLVKHVAENNQRLLDVMMQGFVATWPEMVSDLLAKRENGLEYTGITDYFRLLDEYLDNQLDPASDNMIEDYVDPPVEPEPQENEISEKSDTPIEPNMEQDKTHDDIHENIIETDDDTNSKYETSTVGVLEIKNPVGVGDQNEIENPKEASYNVYWWIGVAVALAVVVILVAIIARKRRSHKKQVERQRRQNTRA; this is translated from the exons ATGCGGCCGAACTTCTTTCTGCTCTGCATTTGCTTCTACGCGCTCCTGTCAAGCGGAACGTCTAGCGGTGACGATAGACGATGGCTCGTCTCTCTTGTCGATCTTGTAGAATTCGACTATCAGGACCAATGCGACCAAAGAGCAACGGCCGCTTGGGAAGAACTTCTAGGTAGCGCCAAGGGTCTATCTATGAag TTGGAGCGTGATAAGGCGTTCGGTATATTTGCTCGTAAACAAAAGACAGACGTGGAAAGTGCGTTCACAGCGCATGCGTTATCTGCTGATGATGATACGCTGCGTCGACGGGTGAAGCTGCTATTGCAACCGGGCGATGCGTTGCTTGACACACAGCAATGGATACGG CTGGTGACGTTTGCTGATAATGCGCTCAATCGAATTCGTACCTCGACCGATTACGACTGCGGAGCTAACACCACGTGCAGTTTAAGAG AATTACATAACAGTCTGGCGAGAGAGCAAGATGAACAGGTTTTACGACAAATGAAACTATCATGGGAGAACCACCTGCCTGAACTACatgattatttagaaaatattttacctcTACTCAGAAATGCATCAAAAGAGAATC attaCGAACTGGTCGAGGAATACTGGGACGCACTATGCGAGTATGAAGGGGCGTTGTTAGCAGCCCGTGAACTTTGGCAACGAGTACGTCCGCTATACCTGAAGCTACACAAATATACCGCGTTAAAACTACGCGGACCATCAGCTGTGGGCGAGCCTCTGCCCGTTCATTTACTTC ATTCCCTTACGGGTGACGACTGGTCGAGTCTAATCGAAAAACTGCTGCCAAAGCATCCGGACATTTATCAAAAAGTCCACGCAAATTTACAATTGaag gataTCGGTGGTTTAAAAGCCTTCAAAGAAGCCAATAATCTTTTAAGCCAACTAAATTTGGGAGAACTTCCGCAAGAAATATTTTCAGAGTCTGCTTTCAATGGTACTTGCCCTACAACTGTAGTTGACTGGTGCCAACCTAACAAAGTTAGATTTGTTACGTGTAAAGACGTAAGCATCCAGAATTACATGGACGCCCACGAAGCTGCAATGAAGATCAGATACAAACTTATCACTGCTTTACAtagtaataatacttatattttaagagAAGCGCCTCGTTACTCAG CTATATATGAAGCGGTACCTGGATTTGTGTCATTGCTATCACTGAATCCTCATACACTAGATAGAGCAGGATTGTATTCATTGGAAAGGTTCAACTATAATACTAATCATCACAGACTTGTCTTACAACTTATAATAGCTTTAAGAGATTTACCtaa gttaaattattacatagcaGCTGATACTTGGAGATTGGATGTGTTGATGGGCAAGATTCCGTATGCAAAAATTGAGGACAGTTGGAGAGATTTTAGGaagaatttttctttaattgaaaCGTCAAATGTCGACATCGTCGGAGatccttatatattattaaataaaccatATATAGG aaaatTCTTAGGACTTATATTGAAGTATCAAATTTATCAATCTTTCGCCGAGGAACTGATATCAGATGACTCGGATTTAGTCAAACACGTAGCTGAAAATAATCAACGTTTACT tgaTGTAATGATGCAGGGCTTCGTAGCCACGTGGCCAGAAATGGTCAGTGACTTATTAGCGAAAAGAGAAAATGGACTAGAATATACTGGAATCACTGATTATTTCAGGCTTTTAGACGAGTATTTAGATAACCAACTAGATCCAGCCAGCGATAACATGATCGAGGATTACGTTGATCCACCAGTCGAACCTGAACCGCAGGAGAATGAAATATCAGAAAAGAGTGACACACCAATCGAACCAAACATGGAACAAGATAAAACACACGACGACATCCACGAGAATATAATCGAAACTGATGACGACACGAATTCGAAATACGAAACGTCAACAGTGGGCGTTCTAGAAATAAAGAACCCAGTAGGAGTCGGTGACCAAAACGAAATCGAAAATCCCAAAGAAGCTTCATACAACGTGTACTGGTGGATAGGCGTTGCGGTCGCACTCGCGGTCGTCGTTATACTGGTGGCGATAATCGCGAGGAAACGGCGCAGTCACAAAAAGCAAGTGGAGAGACAGAGACGGCAGAACACTCGCGCTTGA